The Vicia villosa cultivar HV-30 ecotype Madison, WI linkage group LG1, Vvil1.0, whole genome shotgun sequence genome includes a region encoding these proteins:
- the LOC131603751 gene encoding F-box/kelch-repeat protein At3g23880-like produces the protein MAEIVSWLSVKHLIQLRCVNKFFQTLISDPYFVQMHLMKSARTPNLAHIWLDSWEDDDSHIVSQSIPPFNSLHNHPSYRLIDFVSVDRVVGSCNGLICLISSSYLSQDEWLCFWNPATRTKSENFRIFSDLYSLRQDFKFSFGYDILNETYKVVGFMVEIELGGNLKNVVKVFSLGDNSCRDIQCLPVIPLYWFDGCNNKDVYLNGTINWLAYCNHDFYLMGVIENYVILSLDLSTESYTQMMLPRGFDKGPRVQACIAVLMNFLCFCRDFERNHFVIWQMKDFGVQESWVQLFKISYQNFYSINGNLFDIQRLKLLPIHLSENGYTLILANMHKAPAFICDCRDDTIEQIRITNMNQWLWAKDHIESLVPTR, from the coding sequence ATGGCGGAAATAGTGTCCTGGCTGTCCGTGAAACATCTTATACAATTGAGGTGCGTCAACAAGTTTTTCCAAACTCTCATCTCTGATCCTTACTTTGTTCAAATGCATCTCATGAAATCAGCACGAACACCTAATCTCGCACATATCTGGCTAGACAGCTGGGAAGATGATGATTCCCATATTGTTAGTCAATCCATTCCTCCTTTTAACTCCCTTCACAATCATCCTTCCTATCGATTGATCGATTTTGTCAGTGTAGACCGAGTTGTTGGTTCATGCAATGGATTGATATGCTTGATTAGTAGTTCATATCTTTCTCAAGATGAATGGCTTTGTTTCTGGAACCCTGCAACGAGAACAAAATCAGAAAATTTTAGAATATTTTCCGATCTTTATTCTCTCCGCCAAGATTTTAAGTTCTCTTTTggttatgatattttgaatgaaactTATAAGGTGGTAGGGTTCATGGTGGAGATAGAGCTTGGTGGTAATCTAAAAAATGTGGTGAAAGTTTTCAGCTTGGGGGATAATTCATGTAGAGATATTCAATGTTTACCTGTGATTCCACTTTATTGGTTTGATGGTTGTAACAACAAAGATGTGTATTTGAATGGTACTATTAATTGGCTGGCCTATTGCAatcatgatttttatttgatgGGTGTTATCGAAAATTATGTAATTCTTTCGCTAGATCTCTCTACCGAATCGTACACTCAGATGATGTTGCCTCGTGGTTTTGACAAGGGACCGCGTGTTCAGGCATGTATTGCAGTTTTGATGAATTTTCTTTGTTTCTGTCGTGATTTTGAGAGAAACCATTTTGTTATATGGCAGATGAAAGATTTTGGGGTTCAAGAGTCTTGGGTTCAGTTATTTAAAATTAGTTATCAGAATTTCTATTCAATCAACGGTAATTTATTTGATATTCAGCGGTTGAAATTGTTACCGATACACCTTTCTGAGAATGGTTATACTTTGATATTGGCAAATATGCACAAGGCACCAGCATTTATCTGTGACTGCAGAGACGATACAATAGAGCAAATAAGGATTACTAATATGAATCAGTGGTTGTGGGCTAAGGATCACATTGAAAGTTTGGTTCCAACTCGTTGA